In the Hordeum vulgare subsp. vulgare chromosome 7H, MorexV3_pseudomolecules_assembly, whole genome shotgun sequence genome, one interval contains:
- the LOC123410656 gene encoding uncharacterized protein LOC123410656 — protein sequence MGLDVAEISGLPALRPIQTAVSGARATAVPGADDGTAVADTGCVTPKATGARSARAAGVDGEDGAADTACVTPRASGCLAMLPVAPLEQDDGVDAGFATPLATAGVIVPRDGCPAAGDEGSFTTPTTADSALVPATVCPPAPRRSAPAPTRKRAPLQQRLFYPVPSDLTTVFLAVPQCPPPAKKMRAHAVESPSVPLHKHSLTATNTAG from the coding sequence ATGGGCCTCGACGTCGCGGAAATATCTGGATTGCCGGCCCTCCGGCCGATCCAGACGGCTGTGAGCGGCGCCCGGGCCACGGCAGTGCCCGGGGCGGACGATGGCACTGCCGTTGCCGACACGGGCTGCGTCACACCAAAGGCTACCGGCGCGCGATCGGCCAGGGCCGCTGGAGTGGACGGTGAAGACGGAGCCGCCGACACCGCTTGCGTCACGCCGCGGGCGAGCGGCTGCCTTGCCATGCTGCCCGTTGCACCACtggagcaggacgacggcgtcgACGCTGGTTTCGCCACGCCGCTGGCAACTGCTGGAGTAATTGTGCCGCGAGACGGCTGCCCCGCTGCAGGCGACGAGGGCAGCTTCACCACGCCGACGACGGCGGACAGCGCGCTGGTGCCGGCCACGGTGTGCCCGCCGGCGCCACGTAGGTCGGCGCCGGCTCCGACGAGGAAGCGGGCGCCGCTGCAGCAGCGGCTCTTCTACCCGGTGCCGAGCGACCTGACCACCGTCTTCCTCGCCGTGCCGCAGTGCCCGCCGCCCGCCAAGAAGATGCGGGCGCACGCCGTGGAATCACCATCTGTGCCTCTCCACAAACACTCGCTCACGGCCACGAACACGGCCGGCTAA